In Acanthochromis polyacanthus isolate Apoly-LR-REF ecotype Palm Island chromosome 15, KAUST_Apoly_ChrSc, whole genome shotgun sequence, a single genomic region encodes these proteins:
- the LOC110954157 gene encoding LOW QUALITY PROTEIN: uncharacterized protein LOC110954157 (The sequence of the model RefSeq protein was modified relative to this genomic sequence to represent the inferred CDS: deleted 1 base in 1 codon), with protein MTGRGRGKPCKAKSPDAEGAKSKTRLDKTKQETLPSSPDDTEKENETAKKRKPKQKQVNHGDVTPSVQNAREETNLTTKKEGMKTPAKGTIAKACADRTKPTERFAAEIKTEAETPTRTLKTCGGKAKAGEQHPEVMTKMKPDIPNDTTKASAPKAKPCGGKAKPRVKFAEETPAMQLELAEQKARKVPEKEKLGKAKTRADEAKLIEESIERAIKTQLETPKDKTAVDSVLNATLKTLKIKKNDRSKASQVVNEITANIIKHLKENTQCFKEVEEPLRSGSYYENLKQDILVQMPSIKNLLKTSTVVRM; from the exons atgactggcagagggagaggaaaaCCATGCAAGGCGAAAAGTCCTGATGCTGAAGGAGCCAAGAGCAAAACTAGActtgacaaaactaaacaagaaacTCTTCCTAGCAGTCCAGACGATACAGAGAAGGAGaatgaaactgcaaaaaaacgGAAACCAAAGCAGAAGCAGGTAAACCACGGTGATGTGACGCCATCTGTACAGAATGCCAGAGAAGAAACAAACCTGACGACAAAAAAAGAAGGCATGAAGACTCCTGCAAAAGGCACAATTGCTAAAGCTTGTGCTGACAGGACCAAGCCAACGGAGCGATTTGCAGCGGAAATCAAGACGGAAGCTGAGACACCTACACGAACCCTAAAAACATGCGGTGGGAAAGCCAAAGCAGGAGAACAACATCCAGAGGTGATGACTAAGATGAAGCCAGACATACCAAATGACACTACAAAGGCATCGGCGCCTAAAGCAAAACCATGTGGTGGTAAGGCAAAACCACGAGTAAAATTTGCTGAGGAGACACCAGCGATGCAGCTGGAACTAGCAGAACAGAAAGCCAGAAAGGTTCCTGAAAAGGAAAAGCTCGGAAAAGCCAAAACACGCGCAGACGAAGCAAAACTGATAGAAGAATCCATTGAGAGGGCGATCAAGACGCAGCTGGAGACACCAAAGGACAAAACTGCAGTGGACTCTGTCCTCAACGCAACTCTGAAAACCCTGAAGATTAAAAAGAACGACAGATCAAAAGCATCGCAAGTCGTCAATGAAATAACAGCTAATATTATCAAGCATTTAAAAGAGAACACGCAATGCTTTAAAGAAGTAGAAGAACCACTACGCTCCGGGAGCTACTATGAAAATTTAAAG CAAGATATTCTTGTCCAAATGCCTTCaattaaaaatctgctgaaGACAAGTACAGTGGTTAGGATGTGA
- the cgas gene encoding cyclic GMP-AMP synthase — MVPVLVERVNVEPFGDDGAFYSVALKRGNSLLKQFQENDILSASKMLQEFRDEVKKCVQKYKEWVVTRKKPGCPAVTLTTEVESVTISLDVVLCLMVKSSWPSFTNEGLKIERWLGAKVRRDHRLKPYYLVPKYEGKGNVENENGVLAKDIWRVSFSHVEKAILMNHGSEKTCCEREGAPCCRKDCLKLLKHLLSLLKESDSSLDKFCSYHAKTTLFHACCSRTKDSDWKASDLSLCFHRLLEDFEGHLQRGELPNFFIPSQDLLSGPGKKKCKNLADRIEEERHKGFPIFSQQLDNPR; from the exons ATGGTGCCTGTTCTGGTTGAGCGAGTCAACGTTGAACCATTTGGAGACGACGGAGCGTTTTACAGCGTGGCATTAAAACGTGGCAACAGTCTGCTGAAACAATTTCAAGAGAATGACATTTTATCTGCCAGCAAAATGCTTCAGGAGTTCAGGGACGAAGTGAAGAAATGtgtacaaaaatataaag AATGGGTGGTGACCAGAAAGAAACCCGGCTGCCCTGCAGTGACCCTGACCACAGAAGTAGAATCAGTCACCATTTCTCTGGATGTTGTTCTCTGTCTCATGGTTAAATCAAGCTGGCCGTCTTTCACAAACGAAGGCCTTAAAATAGAGCGCTGGCTTGGAGCTAAAGTGAGAAGGGACCACAGGCTAAAGCCATACTATCTTGTCccaaaatatgaaggcaaaggCAACGTGGAAAATGAGAATGGAGTACTTGCTAAAG ATATTTGGAGAGTTTCTTTCTCTCATGTGGAGAAGGCCATTCTGATGAATCACGGATCAGAGAAGACGTGCTGCGAAAGAGAGGGAGCGCCCTGCTGCAG GAAAGACTGCTTGAAGCTCCTAAAGCACCTTCTGAGCCTGCTGAAGGAAAGCGACTCCTCGCTTGACAAGTTCTGCTCCTACCACGCCAAGACCACGCTCTTCCACGCCTGCTGCTCCAGAACTAAAGACAGCGACTGGAAGGCCTCAGACCTGAGCCTCTGCTTCCATCGGCTGCTGGAGGACTTCGAAGGCCACCTACAAAGAGGTGAACTCCCCAACTTCTTCATACCCAGTCAGGACCTGCTCTCTGGACCCGGCAAGAAGAAGTGCAAAAATCTGGCCGATCGGATCGAGGAGGAACGTCACAAAGGCTTTCCTATATTCAGCCAACAACTTGATAATCCACGTTAA
- the ddx43 gene encoding probable ATP-dependent RNA helicase DDX43, whose product MSDWEDEYDGDGVAIQKPAAKSAPIERKMSLDYRQGQNVHFGVRRCGRFGSEGAANVSGEGSQSKWWRDGGNRGGFAQRRTFDNLKSDSSRPVTFTVENAVVGRIIGRGGAKIRELEESSGAKIKINKGDYEGEVAIFGQSAAQQKAKEMIEDLVADGGSRFSYGMKHYDGGSDGVRNSSVWSSAELEAAKVVSAPPPIDWNTIRENKDKYEELKWKDLPPLKKKFYIEAESVSMLSAEEVSEWRKENNNIFVDDLKEEGQKRHIPNPCRSFLEAFELYPEIMENIDRVGFVKPTPIQSQAWPVLLSGEDLIAIAQTGTGKTLAYLLPGFIHMDGQPVPRDERGGPGMLVLTPTRELALQIETECNKYRYKGYKSICIYGGGDRRGQIKLVKGGVDIVIATPGRLNDLQMNELINLRSITYLVLDEADRMLDMGFEPQIMKILLDIRPDRQTVMTSATWPTGVRRLAKSYLKNPMMVYVGTLDLAAVSTVQQTVLIVHEEEKKSYVFDFIRNMLPLDKVLIFVGKKLMADDLSSDMCLQGLAVQSLHGDREQCDREEALKDFKESRVRILVATDLASRGLDVHDITHVFNFDFPRNIEEYVHRVGRTGRAGRSGAALTLVTRDDWRNAPELIPILERAGQEVPEELILMAERYEKHKREKDLCNPKGGHERGGGRQGGGGGGGRRGAGGGGWGRRDGGGRGGRDCGQHWGF is encoded by the exons ATGTCCGACTGGGAGGACGAGTACGACGGGGATGGCGTTGCTATCCAAAAACCTGCTGCCAAATCAGCCCCGATTGAGAGGAAAATGTCCCTCGATTACCGTCAAGGACAAAATGTACATTTCGGTGTGAGAAGGTGTGGCCGGTTTGGAAGTGAAGGCGCAGCTAATGTTAGCGGCGAGGGTTCCCAGTCCAAATGGTGGAGAGATGGAGGCAACCGCGGAGGTTTCGCACAAAGACGGACTTTCGACAACTTAAAGTCGGACTCTTCCCGGCCTGTGACGTTCACGGTGGAAAATGCTGTAGTTGGGAGGATAATAG GTCGAGGAGGAGCCAAAATCCGTGAACTTGAGGAGAGCTCCGGGGCAAAGATAAAG ATTAATAAGGGCGACTATGAAGGTGAGGTGGCCATCTTTGGACAGTCTGCTGCCCAGCAGAAAGCCAAGGAGATGATTGAAGACCTGGTGGCCGATGGAGGCTCTCGATTTTCCTATGGTATGAAAC ACTATGACGGAGGAAGTGATGGAGTAAGGAATAGCTCTGTCTGGTCTTCCGCAGAGTTAGAAGCTGCAAAGGTTGTCTCAGCACCGCCACCCATAGACTGGAACACCATCCGGGAGAACAAGGACAAGTATGAGGAGCTCAAGTGGAAGG ATCTCCCACCCTTGAAGAAGAAGTTTTACATTGAGGCGGAGAGCGTGTCCATGCTATCAGCCGAGGAAGTCAGTGAATGGAG GAAGGAGAATAACAACATCTTCGTGGATGACCTGAAGGAGGAAGGGCAGAAGCGGCACATTCCTAATCCCTGTCGTAGCTTTTTGGAGGCCTTCGAGCTTTATCCAGAGATCATGGAGAACATTGACCGGGTCGGCTTTGTTAAACCAACCCCCATCCAG TCTCAGGCGTGGCCAGTGCTGCTGAGTGGGGAGGACCTGATAGCCATTGCTCAGACGGGGACGGGGAAAACGCTGGCCTACCTGCTGCCAGGGTTCATTCACATGGATGGACAGCCAGT ACCCAGAGATGAACGTGGAGGTCCGGGAATGTTGGTGCTGACTCCTACCAGAGAGCTGGCCCTGCAGATTGAAACGGAGTGCAACAAGTACCGCTATAAGGGTTACAAAAG TATCTGCATCTACGGTGGAGGAGATAGAAGAGGTCAGATCAAGCTGGTGAAAGGTGGAGTAGACATCGTGATTGCAACGCCGGGCCGACTAAATGATCTACAGATGAATGAGCTCATCAACCTTCGCTCCATCACCTACTTG GTGCTGGATGAGGCTGACCGTATGCTGGATATGGGCTTCGAACCTCAGATTATGAAGATTCTTCTGGACATCCGACCAGACCGACAGACCGTCATGACCAG TGCCACCTGGCCCACTGGAGTGAGACGTTTGGCCAAATCCTACCTGAAGAACCCCATGATGGTCTATGTGGGCACCCTGGACCTGGCA GCGGTCAGCACGGTGCAGCAAACGGTTCTGATCGTTCACGAAGAGGAGAAGAAGTCTTACGTGTTCGACTTCATCAGAAACATGCTGCCCCTGGATAAAGTCCTCATCTTTGTTGGCAAGAAGCTCAT GGCTGATGACCTCTCCAGTGACATGTGTCTGCAGGGTCTGGCTGTGCAGAGTCTCCATGGCGACCGTGAACAGTGCGACCGTGAAGAGGCCCTCAAGGACTTTAAAGAGA GTCGAGTTCGGATCCTGGTCGCCACAGATTTGGCGTCTCGAGGTTTGGACGTCCACGACATAACGCACGTCTTCAACTTTGACTTCCCACGCAACATAGAGGAGTACGTCCATCGCGTGGGCCGCACCGGCCGAGCAGG acGTTCAGGTGCTGCTCTTACCCTGGTAACAAGAGATGACTGGAGGAATGCCCCTGAACTGATTCCCATCCTGGAGCGAGCAGGACAG GAGGTCCCCGAGGAACTGATTCTAATGGCAGAGAGATACGAGAAGCACAAGAGGGAGAAAGACCTGTGCAATCCAAAGGGAGGACACgagcgaggaggaggaagacaaggaggtggaggtggaggaggaagacgaggagctggaggaggaggatgggggaGAAGAGATGGCGGAGGGAGAGGCGGCAGGGATTGTGGCCAACACTGGGGATTCTAA